In Rosa chinensis cultivar Old Blush chromosome 1, RchiOBHm-V2, whole genome shotgun sequence, a genomic segment contains:
- the LOC112202878 gene encoding adenylate kinase 2, chloroplastic isoform X3, protein MDKGQLVPDEIVVMMVKERLLQPDSREKGWLLDGYPRSSSQAIALKEFGFEPDLFILLDVPEEILVDRVVGRRLDPVTGKIYHLKYSPPETPEIAARLTQRFDDTEEKFI, encoded by the exons ATGGACAAAGGACAATTGGTTCCAGATGAAATAGTTGTTATG ATGGTGAAAGAGCGTCTATTACAGCCAGATTCTCGAGAAAAAGGCTGGCTCTTGGATGGATACCCTAGGAGCTCATCGCAAGCAATTGCTCTTAAGGAATTCGGCTTCGAGCCGGATCTTTTCATTCTTCTTGAC GTCCCTGAAGAGATTCTTGTTGACAGAGTAGTTGGAAGAAGGTTAGATCCTGTTACTGGAAAGATCTACCATCTGAAGTATTCTCCTCCAGAGACCCCAGAGATCGCGGCAAGGCTCACCCAACGTTTTGATGATACAGAAGAAAAG TTTATTTGA
- the LOC112202878 gene encoding adenylate kinase 2, chloroplastic isoform X2: MVKERLLQPDSREKGWLLDGYPRSSSQAIALKEFGFEPDLFILLDVPEEILVDRVVGRRLDPVTGKIYHLKYSPPETPEIAARLTQRFDDTEEKDPVIRPLYELEKSNLEDILTEIPLWINLSRLRLIYLKREVIGKGRID, encoded by the exons ATGGTGAAAGAGCGTCTATTACAGCCAGATTCTCGAGAAAAAGGCTGGCTCTTGGATGGATACCCTAGGAGCTCATCGCAAGCAATTGCTCTTAAGGAATTCGGCTTCGAGCCGGATCTTTTCATTCTTCTTGAC GTCCCTGAAGAGATTCTTGTTGACAGAGTAGTTGGAAGAAGGTTAGATCCTGTTACTGGAAAGATCTACCATCTGAAGTATTCTCCTCCAGAGACCCCAGAGATCGCGGCAAGGCTCACCCAACGTTTTGATGATACAGAAGAAAAG GACCCCGTAATCAGGCCACTATATGAACTGGAGAAAAGTAACTTGGAAGATATTCTAACTGAAATTCCATTGTGGATTAACCTCTCCCGATTACGATTGA TTTATTTGAAGAGGGAGGTGATTGGGAAAGGAAGAATCGATTGA
- the LOC112202875 gene encoding disease resistance protein RPV1 isoform X2: MSAAWWGAVYRDPWHAGHREMSKNNGLVSLQEKLLSEILMAKIKNIEHEDTGAAMIKRRLCRIKVLVVIDDVDQLTQLEKLAGSRNWFGPGSRIVITTTDVQLLKAHGVDATYRANGLNCDESLQLLCLKAFKKCPPPEDYLHLCYNILGYAKGLPLALVVLGSFLFGRSTDEWASAIDRLKNTPDKRIIDVLRISFDGLDEKDREIFLHIACFYRGKDKDRVTQILDYCQLNPVIGLSVLADRSLITISNNELWMHDLLQELGWEVVREQSPKEPGKRSRLWSHEDINNVLKKNMGTDSIQGMVMEWTKLQVAHWKPEAFSNLSQLSLLHICNVDLPDGLTCLSNSLRLLEWTGYPLRSLPQNFEADELVELNLCHSNIEQLWKGTKNFDKLKFIKLCHSHNIVETPDLAGVQNLESLDLEGCENLLRVHQSLGFLKKLIVLNLKDCKSLESLPSIIEMESLETLILSNCSKVNKIPEFVGNMERLSALYLDETAIEELPVSIERLSGLLSLNLSNCRNLVCLQSTINKLKSIEDLNLSGCLNLGKPQVNVGVMDCFEETDVNSGSAIEMSSTHDRKKKGRGPIFQGCKVVWRSFKKFLPSGLVQKVNIEPKSFHLPISQNVNAEPKSFHRPISQKVNAEPKSFHSPISQKVNAEPKSFHSPISQKVNTEPMSFPLPISGLCNLINLNLSNCNLGEGAFANEFGYFPSLVTLNLSGNNFVRLPSGIGLLSKLENFNLENCKRLQELSNLPSNSILDLRADGCTSLKYLFDASNLNRLNKSYFNFINCFNLNSNQGCNNIAFEMLKTFMYQGISNSRETFQIVIPGSNILEWFSHQSVGCSVSVSLPAHWNNSRVLGFALCAVFVLHEHLQVDKLYIDEFKTFNATHHLVCCLKLDGRELEVYGRQPAFRFSEEFCKVKSDHLWLFYVSRDKYFGTEWWRNSCSQFEFLFETRGPGLKVKECGVRLIYEQDVQELNKTTTQSSSGMSPYEDILISFDIPVAGETSGSGSRTCTLEEL; this comes from the exons ATGTCCGCAGCTTGGTGGGGTGCGGTTTATAGGGATCCATGGCATGCGGGGCATAG AGAAATGTCTAAAAACAATGGCCTAGTTTCTCTTCAAGAAAAACTTCTTTCCGAAATCCTCAtggcaaaaattaaaaatatagagCATGAAGACACAGGAGCTGCTATGATAAAAAGGCGGTTGTGTAGAATAAAGGTGCTTGTTGTTATTGATGATGTGGATCAGTTGACACAATTAGAGAAATTGGCTGGAAGTCGCAACTGGTTTGGTCCAGGGAGTAGAATTGTCATAACCACCACAGATGTTCAGTTGTTAAAGGCACATGGTGTTGATGCTACATACAGAGCTAACGGGTTAAACTGTGATGAATCACTTCAACTTTTGTGTTTGAAGGCTTTTAAGAAATGTCCCCCACCAGAAGATTATTTGCATCTGTGCTACAATATTTTAGGGTATGCTAAGGGGCTTCCGTTGGCTCTCGTGGTTTTAGGTTCTTTTTTATTCGGTAGAAGTACTGATGAATGGGCAAGTGCAATAGATAGGCTAAAGAACACACCAGATAAACGCATTATTGATGTGCTTCGGATTAGTTTTGATGGACTGGATGAAAAAGACAGAGAAATATTCCTACATATTGCTTGCTTTTACAGGGGGAAGGATAAGGATCGTGTGACACAAATACTAGACTATTGCCAGCTAAACCCTGTCATTGGTTTGAGTGTTCTTGCTGATAGATCTCTCATAACTATCTCCAACAACGAACTGTGGATGCATGATTTGCTACAAGAATTGGGCTGGGAAGTTGTTCGTGAACAGTCTCCTAAAGAGCCAGGCAAACGTAGTAGATTATGGTCTCATGAAGACATCAACAATGTGCTGAAGAAAAATATG GGAACAGATTCAATCCAAGGCATGGTAATGGAGTGGACTAAATTACAAGTGGCTCATTGGAAGCCAGAAGCCTTTTCAAATTTGTCTCAACTTAGTCTTCTCCATATTTGTAATGTGGACCTTCCTGACGGCCTCACTTGTCTTTCTAATTCCTTGAGACTCCTCGAATGGACTGGGTATCCTTTGAGATCTCTCCCACAAAACTTTGAAGCAGATGAACTTGTTGAACTTAACTTGTGCCACAGCAACATTGAACAGCTTTGGAAGGGAACAAAG AATTTTGACAAGTTGAAGTTCATCAAACTCTGCCATTCTCACAACATTGTGGAGACCCCAGACCTTGCAGGCGTTCAGAATCTTGAGAGTTTAGATCTTGAAGGATGTGAGAATTTGTTAAGAGTCCATCAATCCCTTGGATTTCTCAAAAAGCTTATTGTCCTGAATCTTAAAGACTGCAAGAGTCTCGAGAGTCTGCCAAGTATAATTGAAATGGAATCTCTTGAAACATTAATTCTTTCTAACTGCTCAAAAGTTAATAAGATTCCCGAGTTTGTTGGAAATATGGAACGTTTGTCGGCGCTTTATCTTGATGAGACTGCCATTGAGGAACTGCCTGTGTCAATTGAACGGCTGAGTGGCCTTCTGTCATTGAATCTAAGCAACTGCAGAAATCTTGTCTGTCTTCAGAGCACCATCAATAAATTGAAGTCTATTGAAGATCTTAATCTTTCTGGATGCTTGAACCTCGGCAAACCTCAGGTAAATGTGGGGGTGATGGACTGTTTTGAGGAAACTGATGTGAATAGTGGGTCTGCAATAGAAATGTCGTCTACCCATGATCGCAAGAAAAAAGGGAGAGGTCCAATCTTTCAAGGATGCAAAGTAGTTTGGCGATCTTTCAAAAAGTTCTTGCCTTCTGGATTGGTGCAAAAAGTGAATATAGAGCCAAAGAGCTTCCACTTGCCTATATCACAAAACGTGAATGCAGAGCCAAAGAGTTTCCACCGGCCTATATCCCAAAAAGTGAATGCAGAGCCAAAGAGTTTCCACTCGCCTATATCACAAAAAGTGAATGCAGAGCCAAAGAGCTTCCACTCGCCTATATCACAAAAAGTAAATACAGAGCCAATGAGTTTCCCCTTGCCTATATCTGGTCTGTGTAATTTAATAAATCTGAACCTGAGTAATTGCAATCTTGGTGAAGGAGCATTTGCCAACGAATTTGGTTACTTTCCCTCTTTGGTGACCTTGAATCTAAGTGGGAACAATTTTGTTCGTCTTCCTTCAGGCATTGGATTGCTTTCTAAGCTTGAGAACTTTAACTTGGAGAATTGCAAGAGACTTCAAGAGTTGTCAAACCTTCCATCAAATAGTATACTAGATTTAAGGGCAGATGGTTGTACTTCACTGAAATACTTGTTTGATGCATCAAATTTGAACAGATTAAACAaatcatatttcaatttcatcaattgcTTCAATCTAAACAGCAATCAAGGATGCAATAACATAGCATTCGAAATGCTGAAGACATTCATGTATCAG GGAATCTCTAATAGCAGGGAAACTTTTCAAATTGTAATTCCTGGAAGTAATATTCTTGAGTGGTTCAGCCATCAGAGTGTTGGGTGTTCTGTAAGTGTATCTCTACCTGCACATTGGAATAACAGTCGGGTTTTGGGATTTGCTCTGTGTGCTGTTTTTGTACTCCATGAGCACCTTCAGGTGGATAAGCTTTATATAGATGAATTCAAGACTTTTAATGCAACACATCATCTTGTATGTTGCCTGAAGCTTGATGGAAGAGAATTGGAAGTATATGGCAGACAGCCTGCATTTCGCTTTAGTGAAGAATTTTGTAAGGTTAAGTCAGATCACCTGTGGCTATTCTATGTATCTCGTGATAAATACTTTGGTACAGAGTGGTGGCGTAATAGTTGCAGTCAGTTTGAGTTCTTATTTGAAACCAGAGGGCCAGGTCTGAAGGTGAAGGAGTGTGGAGTCCGTCTGATATATGAGCAAGATGTGCAGGAGTTGAACAAAACAACCACTCAATCAAGTAGTGGGATGTCTCCTTACGAGGATATATTGATTAGTTTTGACATTCCAGTTGCAGGGGAAACCAGTGGCAGTGGTAGCAGAACTTGCACGCTTGAAGAATTATAA
- the LOC112202875 gene encoding disease resistance protein RPV1 isoform X1, whose product MASTSSCRQCKYDVFLSFRGTDTRMGFTGHLYSALIQRGILTFRDDPGLERGRSIRPELLAAIEESRCAIVILSWNYASSSWCLDELVKIIQCMKERGQQVFPVFLNGADPSDVRHQRGHFELKSKAKVDVEVREHEEVYGQNNEDRVNAWRAALTQVANLSGWDAKKYSFTETRIIEEIINHILKNSVYTSASVDKGFIGMDSRIDDLLSNYICPQLGGVRFIGIHGMRGIGKTTLARAIHDEIRQDFDRAYFLSNVREMSKNNGLVSLQEKLLSEILMAKIKNIEHEDTGAAMIKRRLCRIKVLVVIDDVDQLTQLEKLAGSRNWFGPGSRIVITTTDVQLLKAHGVDATYRANGLNCDESLQLLCLKAFKKCPPPEDYLHLCYNILGYAKGLPLALVVLGSFLFGRSTDEWASAIDRLKNTPDKRIIDVLRISFDGLDEKDREIFLHIACFYRGKDKDRVTQILDYCQLNPVIGLSVLADRSLITISNNELWMHDLLQELGWEVVREQSPKEPGKRSRLWSHEDINNVLKKNMGTDSIQGMVMEWTKLQVAHWKPEAFSNLSQLSLLHICNVDLPDGLTCLSNSLRLLEWTGYPLRSLPQNFEADELVELNLCHSNIEQLWKGTKNFDKLKFIKLCHSHNIVETPDLAGVQNLESLDLEGCENLLRVHQSLGFLKKLIVLNLKDCKSLESLPSIIEMESLETLILSNCSKVNKIPEFVGNMERLSALYLDETAIEELPVSIERLSGLLSLNLSNCRNLVCLQSTINKLKSIEDLNLSGCLNLGKPQVNVGVMDCFEETDVNSGSAIEMSSTHDRKKKGRGPIFQGCKVVWRSFKKFLPSGLVQKVNIEPKSFHLPISQNVNAEPKSFHRPISQKVNAEPKSFHSPISQKVNAEPKSFHSPISQKVNTEPMSFPLPISGLCNLINLNLSNCNLGEGAFANEFGYFPSLVTLNLSGNNFVRLPSGIGLLSKLENFNLENCKRLQELSNLPSNSILDLRADGCTSLKYLFDASNLNRLNKSYFNFINCFNLNSNQGCNNIAFEMLKTFMYQGISNSRETFQIVIPGSNILEWFSHQSVGCSVSVSLPAHWNNSRVLGFALCAVFVLHEHLQVDKLYIDEFKTFNATHHLVCCLKLDGRELEVYGRQPAFRFSEEFCKVKSDHLWLFYVSRDKYFGTEWWRNSCSQFEFLFETRGPGLKVKECGVRLIYEQDVQELNKTTTQSSSGMSPYEDILISFDIPVAGETSGSGSRTCTLEEL is encoded by the exons ATGGCGTCAACCTCTTCTTGTCGTCAATGTAAATACGATGTCTTTCTAAGTTTCAGGGGGACAGATACCCGCATGGGTTTTACCGGTCATCTGTATTCTGCACTAATTCAGAGAGGGATTCTCACCTTTCGGGATGACCCAGGGCTTGAGAGAGGAAGATCCATTAGGCCTGAACTTTTAGCTGCAATTGAGGAGTCCAGATGTGCGATTGTTATTCTCTCATGGAACTATGCTTCTTCGTCATGGTGCTTGGACGAACTCGTCAAGATTATTCAATGCATGAAAGAGAGGGGCCAACAAGTCTTCCCCGTCTTCTTAAATGGCGCGGATCCTTCTGATGTGCGTCACCAAAGGGGACATTTTGAGCTCAAAAGCAAAGCCAAAGTAGATGTGGAAGTAAGGGAGCATGAAGAAGTTTATGGGCAGAATAATGAGGACAGAGTAAATGCGTGGAGAGCTGCTTTGACACAGGTCGCCAATCTTTCTGGCTGGGATGCCAAGAAGTATTCGTT CACTGAAACAAGAATAATTGAGGAAATTATTAATCATATACTAAAGAACTCCGTGTATACATCTGCAAGTGTTGATAAGGGCTTCATAGGAATGGATTCCCGCATTGATGATTTATTAAGCAATTACATATGTCCGCAGCTTGGTGGGGTGCGGTTTATAGGGATCCATGGCATGCGGGGCATAGGTAAGACAACACTTGCTCGAGCTATTCATGATGAAATTCGTCAGGATTTTGACCGAGCCTACTTTCTTTCCAATGTCAGAGAAATGTCTAAAAACAATGGCCTAGTTTCTCTTCAAGAAAAACTTCTTTCCGAAATCCTCAtggcaaaaattaaaaatatagagCATGAAGACACAGGAGCTGCTATGATAAAAAGGCGGTTGTGTAGAATAAAGGTGCTTGTTGTTATTGATGATGTGGATCAGTTGACACAATTAGAGAAATTGGCTGGAAGTCGCAACTGGTTTGGTCCAGGGAGTAGAATTGTCATAACCACCACAGATGTTCAGTTGTTAAAGGCACATGGTGTTGATGCTACATACAGAGCTAACGGGTTAAACTGTGATGAATCACTTCAACTTTTGTGTTTGAAGGCTTTTAAGAAATGTCCCCCACCAGAAGATTATTTGCATCTGTGCTACAATATTTTAGGGTATGCTAAGGGGCTTCCGTTGGCTCTCGTGGTTTTAGGTTCTTTTTTATTCGGTAGAAGTACTGATGAATGGGCAAGTGCAATAGATAGGCTAAAGAACACACCAGATAAACGCATTATTGATGTGCTTCGGATTAGTTTTGATGGACTGGATGAAAAAGACAGAGAAATATTCCTACATATTGCTTGCTTTTACAGGGGGAAGGATAAGGATCGTGTGACACAAATACTAGACTATTGCCAGCTAAACCCTGTCATTGGTTTGAGTGTTCTTGCTGATAGATCTCTCATAACTATCTCCAACAACGAACTGTGGATGCATGATTTGCTACAAGAATTGGGCTGGGAAGTTGTTCGTGAACAGTCTCCTAAAGAGCCAGGCAAACGTAGTAGATTATGGTCTCATGAAGACATCAACAATGTGCTGAAGAAAAATATG GGAACAGATTCAATCCAAGGCATGGTAATGGAGTGGACTAAATTACAAGTGGCTCATTGGAAGCCAGAAGCCTTTTCAAATTTGTCTCAACTTAGTCTTCTCCATATTTGTAATGTGGACCTTCCTGACGGCCTCACTTGTCTTTCTAATTCCTTGAGACTCCTCGAATGGACTGGGTATCCTTTGAGATCTCTCCCACAAAACTTTGAAGCAGATGAACTTGTTGAACTTAACTTGTGCCACAGCAACATTGAACAGCTTTGGAAGGGAACAAAG AATTTTGACAAGTTGAAGTTCATCAAACTCTGCCATTCTCACAACATTGTGGAGACCCCAGACCTTGCAGGCGTTCAGAATCTTGAGAGTTTAGATCTTGAAGGATGTGAGAATTTGTTAAGAGTCCATCAATCCCTTGGATTTCTCAAAAAGCTTATTGTCCTGAATCTTAAAGACTGCAAGAGTCTCGAGAGTCTGCCAAGTATAATTGAAATGGAATCTCTTGAAACATTAATTCTTTCTAACTGCTCAAAAGTTAATAAGATTCCCGAGTTTGTTGGAAATATGGAACGTTTGTCGGCGCTTTATCTTGATGAGACTGCCATTGAGGAACTGCCTGTGTCAATTGAACGGCTGAGTGGCCTTCTGTCATTGAATCTAAGCAACTGCAGAAATCTTGTCTGTCTTCAGAGCACCATCAATAAATTGAAGTCTATTGAAGATCTTAATCTTTCTGGATGCTTGAACCTCGGCAAACCTCAGGTAAATGTGGGGGTGATGGACTGTTTTGAGGAAACTGATGTGAATAGTGGGTCTGCAATAGAAATGTCGTCTACCCATGATCGCAAGAAAAAAGGGAGAGGTCCAATCTTTCAAGGATGCAAAGTAGTTTGGCGATCTTTCAAAAAGTTCTTGCCTTCTGGATTGGTGCAAAAAGTGAATATAGAGCCAAAGAGCTTCCACTTGCCTATATCACAAAACGTGAATGCAGAGCCAAAGAGTTTCCACCGGCCTATATCCCAAAAAGTGAATGCAGAGCCAAAGAGTTTCCACTCGCCTATATCACAAAAAGTGAATGCAGAGCCAAAGAGCTTCCACTCGCCTATATCACAAAAAGTAAATACAGAGCCAATGAGTTTCCCCTTGCCTATATCTGGTCTGTGTAATTTAATAAATCTGAACCTGAGTAATTGCAATCTTGGTGAAGGAGCATTTGCCAACGAATTTGGTTACTTTCCCTCTTTGGTGACCTTGAATCTAAGTGGGAACAATTTTGTTCGTCTTCCTTCAGGCATTGGATTGCTTTCTAAGCTTGAGAACTTTAACTTGGAGAATTGCAAGAGACTTCAAGAGTTGTCAAACCTTCCATCAAATAGTATACTAGATTTAAGGGCAGATGGTTGTACTTCACTGAAATACTTGTTTGATGCATCAAATTTGAACAGATTAAACAaatcatatttcaatttcatcaattgcTTCAATCTAAACAGCAATCAAGGATGCAATAACATAGCATTCGAAATGCTGAAGACATTCATGTATCAG GGAATCTCTAATAGCAGGGAAACTTTTCAAATTGTAATTCCTGGAAGTAATATTCTTGAGTGGTTCAGCCATCAGAGTGTTGGGTGTTCTGTAAGTGTATCTCTACCTGCACATTGGAATAACAGTCGGGTTTTGGGATTTGCTCTGTGTGCTGTTTTTGTACTCCATGAGCACCTTCAGGTGGATAAGCTTTATATAGATGAATTCAAGACTTTTAATGCAACACATCATCTTGTATGTTGCCTGAAGCTTGATGGAAGAGAATTGGAAGTATATGGCAGACAGCCTGCATTTCGCTTTAGTGAAGAATTTTGTAAGGTTAAGTCAGATCACCTGTGGCTATTCTATGTATCTCGTGATAAATACTTTGGTACAGAGTGGTGGCGTAATAGTTGCAGTCAGTTTGAGTTCTTATTTGAAACCAGAGGGCCAGGTCTGAAGGTGAAGGAGTGTGGAGTCCGTCTGATATATGAGCAAGATGTGCAGGAGTTGAACAAAACAACCACTCAATCAAGTAGTGGGATGTCTCCTTACGAGGATATATTGATTAGTTTTGACATTCCAGTTGCAGGGGAAACCAGTGGCAGTGGTAGCAGAACTTGCACGCTTGAAGAATTATAA
- the LOC112202878 gene encoding adenylate kinase 2, chloroplastic isoform X1: MDKGQLVPDEIVVMMVKERLLQPDSREKGWLLDGYPRSSSQAIALKEFGFEPDLFILLDVPEEILVDRVVGRRLDPVTGKIYHLKYSPPETPEIAARLTQRFDDTEEKDPVIRPLYELEKSNLEDILTEIPLWINLSRLRLIYLKREVIGKGRID, from the exons ATGGACAAAGGACAATTGGTTCCAGATGAAATAGTTGTTATG ATGGTGAAAGAGCGTCTATTACAGCCAGATTCTCGAGAAAAAGGCTGGCTCTTGGATGGATACCCTAGGAGCTCATCGCAAGCAATTGCTCTTAAGGAATTCGGCTTCGAGCCGGATCTTTTCATTCTTCTTGAC GTCCCTGAAGAGATTCTTGTTGACAGAGTAGTTGGAAGAAGGTTAGATCCTGTTACTGGAAAGATCTACCATCTGAAGTATTCTCCTCCAGAGACCCCAGAGATCGCGGCAAGGCTCACCCAACGTTTTGATGATACAGAAGAAAAG GACCCCGTAATCAGGCCACTATATGAACTGGAGAAAAGTAACTTGGAAGATATTCTAACTGAAATTCCATTGTGGATTAACCTCTCCCGATTACGATTGA TTTATTTGAAGAGGGAGGTGATTGGGAAAGGAAGAATCGATTGA
- the LOC112202865 gene encoding DNA (cytosine-5)-methyltransferase DRM2-like has product MANASSLILNFCSNYFLELSCLHLLQLATLLAGDRSVAGLIFILASDKSCTHVDGDDVDWDTDDELEIENFTLSSSANPDSGEGNLISDTQIHISLKIYDMNLLCDKFIGTDEILACFSSGATFSARDSPPEQCSPQEQQQTDSDLFSSDYDGSFLDSFSDLNSSDDEVIIDPTSEVETKLMSLVKMGYSMAIERCGIDSSLVDFTDFISAAQISKAEDGHLPLEEMVFFVLLADIQYFDCWYNFYSVHVWSEYPEKSKRKLCESSLLKRKRIIGHGNQIIGEDADAIHLPNPMVGFGTPDLCQIYQNLPKAAAGPPYFYYENVALTRKGVWSTMSCFLYDMKPEFVDPKYFCAAARKRGYVHNLPVKNRFPLVPLPPQTIFDAFPMTSGILFGERKSGPT; this is encoded by the exons ATGGCCAATGCCTCTTCTCTCATTTTGAATTTCTGCAGTAATTACTTTCTGGAGCTCTCTTGCCTTCATCTTTTACAGTTAG CAACACTGCTAGCTGGGGATAGATCTGTAGCTGGGTTGATATTCATTCTGGCATCAGATAAATCTTGCACGCAT GTAGATGGTGATGATGTTGACTGGGATACTGATGATGAGCTTGAGATTGAAAACTTCACTTTATCTTCTTCAGCTAATCCAGACTCTGGGGAGGGAAACCTTATATCTGACACACAGATTCATATTTCTTTGAAGATTTATGATATGAATCTATTATGTGATAAGTTCATTGGGACAGATGAAATACTGGCTTGCTTT TCCTCCGGAGCAACATTCTCTGCCAGAGATTCTCCTCCAGAACAGTGCTCTCCTCAAGAACAGCAACAAACTGACTCGGATCTCTTTTCTTCAGATTATGATGGGAGCTTTCTAGATAGTTTTTCAGATCTCAATAGCTCTGATGATGAG GTAATCATCGATCCTACATCTGAGGTCGAGACAAAACTTATGTCCTTGGTTAAAATGGGGTATTCAATGGCTATAGAAAGATGCG GTATTGACTCGTCACTTGTTGATTTCACTGATTTCATATCAGCTGCTCAAATTTCAAAGGCAGAAGATGGCCATCTTCCCCTTGAAGAGATGGTATTCTTTGTCCTTCTTGCTGATATTCAAT ATTTTGACTGCTGGTACAACTTTTACAGCGTACACGTGTGGAGTGAGTATCCTGAGAAGAGTAAGAGGAAACTTTGTGAATCTTCATTGCTGAAAAGGAAAAGGATTATCGGACATGGAAACCAGATCATAGGGGAAGATGCTGATGCAATTCATCTCCCAAATCCAATGGTTGGGTTTGGGACTCCAGATCTCTGTCAAATCTACCAAAATCTTCCAAAGGCAGCCGCaggacctccttatttttactatGAGAATGTGGCATTGACACGTAAAGGAGTTTGGAGCACAATGTCCTGCTTTTTGTATGACATGAAGCCTGAGTTTGTTGATCCGAAGTATTTTTGTGCTGCTGCAAGAAAAAGGGGCTATGTTCACAATCTTCCAGTCAAAAACAGATTTCCTCTCGTTCCCCTTCCACCACAAACTATATTTGATGCATTTCCCATGACAAGTGGAATCTTGTTTGGGGAAAGAAAAAGTGGCCCCACTTGA